Proteins from a genomic interval of Halopseudomonas litoralis:
- a CDS encoding 3-hydroxyacyl-CoA dehydrogenase has protein sequence MSADKSNKVVVVGAGLMGTGIAHAFASSGFETVLVDTNAESLKRAYSSIEKILGDGMRLGKVTAEAAQAAFARLSINGDLTEAAAGAHVLVETVSEQLAVKKAVVAQAAAVMAHNAIIASNTSALSVTEIAASIPVPDRFIGMHFFNPVHKMKLVELVRGLATSDETVARTKDLCDAIGKTSITVNESPGLTTSRMSALLGNEAMYMLQEGTATAEDIDTALRMGFNHPMGPLELGDLTGWDTRLSVLRYLHETLGEKFRPCPLIIKMVGAGRLGRKTGHGVYKYEDGNRVPASGLKASAL, from the coding sequence ATGAGTGCTGATAAAAGTAACAAGGTTGTGGTTGTCGGTGCTGGCCTGATGGGCACCGGCATCGCTCACGCTTTCGCGAGCTCGGGCTTCGAGACCGTTTTGGTTGATACCAACGCCGAGTCACTCAAGCGAGCCTATAGTAGCATCGAGAAAATACTGGGCGATGGCATGCGCCTGGGTAAGGTCACCGCTGAAGCCGCGCAGGCCGCATTTGCCAGACTGTCGATCAATGGTGATCTGACGGAGGCCGCCGCCGGCGCCCACGTGCTGGTCGAAACCGTTTCCGAGCAGCTGGCGGTGAAAAAGGCAGTAGTTGCCCAGGCTGCGGCAGTAATGGCTCATAACGCGATCATTGCCAGCAACACCTCGGCATTGAGTGTGACCGAGATTGCTGCCTCGATTCCGGTGCCTGACCGTTTCATTGGTATGCATTTCTTCAACCCTGTGCACAAGATGAAACTGGTCGAACTGGTGCGCGGCCTGGCCACCAGCGATGAAACAGTGGCCAGAACCAAGGATCTTTGCGATGCCATCGGCAAGACCTCGATCACGGTGAACGAATCTCCCGGGCTGACTACCAGCCGCATGTCTGCGCTGCTGGGCAACGAGGCGATGTACATGCTTCAGGAAGGCACGGCTACCGCTGAGGATATCGATACGGCGCTGCGCATGGGTTTCAATCACCCGATGGGCCCGCTGGAGCTCGGCGATCTCACCGGCTGGGACACCCGCCTTTCCGTGCTGCGCTATCTGCATGAAACCCTCGGCGAGAAGTTCCGCCCGTGTCCGCTGATCATCAAGATGGTGGGAGCAGGGCGCCTCGGTCGCAAGACGGGCCACGGCGTATACAAATACGAAGACGGCAATCGGGTTCCGGCTTCCGGGCTCAAGGCTAGCGCGTTATGA
- a CDS encoding fumarylacetoacetate hydrolase family protein: protein MKLARCSLNGGKPFWAVVDLEHDEVNAIQGDFQEWAPRVAAGAGISALSLASAPLALVDVVLLPPIDPVNRVVVAGANYLKHLQDDFGLEAPAQPVAFLKAYGALIGAHDPIRFPPLTEELDHEVELVAVIGSSQIDLQNPLACVLGYTVGNDVSARDLQRSGPKGIGMDLFAAKSQDRTTGVGPWIVTKDEFPQGSPKLRLTLAVNGEVRQDGTTEDMTWDVGQLIAFVQARSSFACGDILFTGSPAGVGLGTGRFLNAGDIVEASVEGIGTLRNVVSEKNV, encoded by the coding sequence ATGAAACTGGCGCGCTGTTCTCTCAACGGCGGTAAGCCTTTCTGGGCGGTCGTGGATCTGGAGCACGATGAAGTCAACGCAATTCAGGGCGACTTTCAGGAGTGGGCTCCACGGGTCGCCGCTGGTGCGGGAATCAGCGCGCTGTCGCTCGCTTCCGCGCCGTTGGCACTGGTCGATGTTGTGCTCTTGCCGCCAATCGATCCGGTCAACCGGGTCGTGGTGGCGGGCGCCAATTACCTGAAGCATTTGCAGGATGACTTCGGCCTTGAGGCGCCGGCCCAGCCGGTGGCTTTCCTCAAGGCTTACGGCGCCTTGATCGGCGCCCACGATCCTATTCGTTTTCCTCCGCTTACTGAGGAGCTGGATCATGAGGTTGAGCTTGTCGCGGTGATCGGCAGCAGTCAGATCGATCTGCAGAATCCGCTCGCATGCGTGCTCGGTTATACCGTGGGCAATGATGTCAGCGCGCGTGATCTTCAGCGCAGTGGTCCCAAGGGCATTGGCATGGATCTGTTTGCTGCCAAGAGTCAAGATCGCACCACTGGCGTCGGGCCCTGGATCGTCACCAAGGACGAATTTCCCCAGGGATCACCCAAGCTGCGTCTGACGCTGGCGGTCAATGGCGAAGTTCGTCAGGACGGCACCACGGAGGATATGACCTGGGATGTAGGGCAGTTGATTGCTTTCGTCCAGGCCCGGTCGAGCTTTGCCTGCGGAGATATCCTGTTTACTGGCTCACCCGCAGGTGTGGGATTGGGGACAGGCCGCTTCCTTAATGCTGGAGATATTGTGGAGGCTTCGGTAGAGGGCATCGGCACCCTGCGCAACGTGGTCAGTGAAAAAAACGTTTAA
- a CDS encoding amidohydrolase family protein: MLIDLHAHAPHPEYYDQHPHWGPAFESQPDGDIKLRVGEWILSLGAPERKVALREAHARGETLQVAEYMAKWADPKHRLAGMDAAGQNAQVISVPSHCYMYWAEAEFGVPFARTVNDSLAKYCSGAPDRLMFWAHAPLNVPVEAAKEIRRAVTELGAKGLVAGGSNFGGLEFDSPEMDPVWEALCDLDVPMFVHGYNQSMTWGKEANTDRYETTAILGMNYDETKCFWYMINGGVFDRFPNLKVYITHGGGFVPYQLGRMAQTNPNLDVSYNKKPFLEYLRNFYFDVELHEVPMRQAMVEVIGADRVLYGSNFGGSDAVRHDLTSDLKLSQEDMDRIRWKNACELLHLDPAKIGKVGDPAKAAGKVGA, translated from the coding sequence ATGCTTATCGATCTTCATGCTCATGCGCCACATCCCGAATACTATGACCAGCATCCCCACTGGGGCCCTGCCTTTGAATCGCAGCCCGATGGCGATATAAAACTACGTGTGGGTGAATGGATCCTGTCCCTGGGTGCGCCAGAGCGCAAGGTCGCTCTGCGTGAAGCCCACGCTCGCGGTGAAACGCTGCAGGTTGCTGAATACATGGCTAAATGGGCCGACCCCAAGCATCGCCTCGCGGGGATGGATGCGGCTGGTCAGAATGCTCAGGTCATATCCGTGCCAAGCCATTGCTACATGTACTGGGCTGAAGCTGAGTTCGGCGTTCCCTTTGCCCGCACGGTAAACGATTCGCTGGCTAAATATTGCTCCGGCGCACCGGATCGCCTGATGTTCTGGGCCCATGCACCGTTGAACGTGCCTGTCGAGGCAGCGAAAGAGATTCGCCGCGCGGTCACCGAGCTTGGCGCCAAAGGTCTGGTAGCTGGCGGTTCGAACTTTGGTGGCCTGGAGTTCGATTCGCCGGAAATGGATCCTGTCTGGGAAGCGCTGTGCGACCTGGATGTGCCTATGTTCGTGCATGGCTACAATCAGTCAATGACCTGGGGCAAAGAGGCCAATACTGATCGCTACGAAACCACCGCAATCCTCGGCATGAATTACGATGAAACCAAGTGTTTCTGGTACATGATCAACGGTGGTGTGTTTGATCGCTTCCCGAATCTGAAAGTCTATATCACTCATGGCGGTGGCTTCGTGCCTTACCAGCTTGGTCGCATGGCCCAGACCAACCCGAATCTTGACGTGTCCTACAATAAGAAGCCTTTCCTGGAATATCTGCGCAACTTCTACTTTGACGTTGAGCTGCATGAGGTACCGATGCGTCAGGCTATGGTCGAGGTGATCGGTGCTGATCGCGTTCTGTACGGCTCGAACTTTGGCGGCAGTGACGCGGTGCGCCACGATCTGACCTCCGACCTGAAGCTGTCCCAAGAAGATATGGACCGGATTCGCTGGAAGAACGCCTGCGAGCTGCTGCACCTTGATCCTGCCAAGATAGGTAAGGTGGGCGACCCCGCCAAGGCAGCCGGTAAGGTAGGTGCCTGA
- a CDS encoding TetR/AcrR family transcriptional regulator, translated as MLNEELDDTAVSIDEVQGSAASKAGGKKVQRSKVKTPAPRLTSGSGKTRAVKPNKRSEETINSILQSTEEVVLQSGADRISILDVCKSAGVSRGTFYRYFSSQEDLLDTFSRHKRDDFHRVLMNTIGTVEDPEARLNALITFIDNYLEQSRAQRLLTVAPEYALGFFRRIFHDSILRFQDTLDIVFDDWDEKLGVKLDRELICEMIIRYVLSEILVPENSGRRLLPARVRRLVASLTIGSTSRTRR; from the coding sequence ATGCTCAATGAGGAGCTTGACGATACAGCGGTGTCTATTGATGAAGTTCAAGGAAGCGCGGCATCTAAAGCGGGTGGCAAAAAAGTCCAGCGCTCAAAGGTAAAGACGCCTGCGCCACGGCTGACTTCCGGTTCGGGCAAGACTCGGGCGGTCAAACCCAACAAGCGTTCAGAAGAAACCATCAATAGTATTCTGCAATCCACTGAAGAAGTGGTGCTCCAATCAGGGGCGGACAGGATATCCATTCTTGATGTGTGCAAATCAGCGGGCGTGTCACGGGGCACCTTCTATCGTTATTTCTCCTCCCAGGAAGATCTGCTGGATACCTTCTCGCGACATAAGCGAGATGACTTTCATCGGGTGCTGATGAATACCATCGGTACAGTTGAAGACCCTGAAGCACGACTCAATGCCTTGATCACATTTATCGACAATTACCTCGAACAAAGCCGAGCTCAGCGTCTGCTAACGGTGGCGCCCGAATATGCTCTCGGATTCTTCAGGCGAATATTCCACGATTCGATATTGCGTTTCCAGGATACGCTGGACATCGTGTTTGACGACTGGGATGAAAAGCTCGGGGTCAAGCTGGACCGGGAGCTGATTTGCGAAATGATCATTCGTTATGTTCTGAGTGAAATTCTGGTGCCGGAAAATTCCGGGCGGCGTTTGCTTCCTGCCCGTGTCAGGCGTCTCGTCGCTTCCCTTACCATCGGCTCCACTTCACGAACACGACGCTAA
- a CDS encoding ATP-dependent acyl-CoA ligase, with the protein MSGTGNPETWFVGEQDTAIAALDRAVARHPDRVLLDFSGDLYTFREVDSLSTKLAHSLASLGVTRGATVVTMLDNNIDAVVCWLAVNKLRAVSVPINTALRGEFLRHQIADADTQLLICEAGYMDRVAAISGQLTVLKRVLHRGSLESAVDCTVPVAPLDEHRGTDTTVIEDKPAPSDLACLIYTSGTTGPSKGCMVSYNFMCNLARLQLRSGPANENDVTITPLPLFHMNALCVTIIASILVGARAAILPRFSVSNFWPEVERSGATIASILGGMGGLLAQAPDNESMKRCFGQIHTARGNPYTEETKEIWRTRFGTPLVGGNGYGLTEACVITSLAAGEYAKPGSSGKRISDFDVRIVDDNDQELPANVAGEIVVRPLRPDIMFQGYWQRPEATLKLMNNMWFHTGDIGKFDEDGFFFFVDRKKDYLRRRGENISSFEMESAFAVHPAISEVAVHAVLSDKGEDDVKVTAILHEGALLTEEELFHWATDAVPYYALPRYIEFRDTLPKNPQGRVLKYELRDEGKTANTWDLEDTDISVKKR; encoded by the coding sequence ATGAGCGGTACTGGCAATCCCGAAACCTGGTTCGTGGGAGAACAAGACACAGCTATTGCAGCTTTGGATCGTGCAGTTGCAAGGCATCCAGACCGAGTTCTGCTCGATTTCAGTGGAGATTTATACACTTTCCGAGAAGTTGACTCTCTTTCTACCAAACTGGCGCATTCTTTGGCTTCCCTGGGTGTAACACGCGGCGCTACAGTAGTCACCATGTTGGACAACAACATTGACGCTGTCGTGTGCTGGCTCGCCGTCAACAAGCTCCGCGCAGTGAGCGTACCCATCAATACCGCGCTACGCGGTGAGTTCCTGCGGCACCAGATTGCAGATGCGGACACGCAGCTCCTCATATGCGAAGCTGGTTACATGGACCGTGTTGCTGCCATCAGCGGCCAGCTCACCGTATTGAAGCGCGTCCTTCATCGCGGATCATTGGAATCGGCAGTGGATTGCACAGTGCCCGTTGCGCCCCTAGATGAACACCGCGGTACGGACACGACCGTGATCGAAGACAAGCCCGCCCCCTCCGATCTTGCCTGTCTGATCTACACCTCCGGCACTACCGGACCGTCCAAGGGCTGCATGGTCAGTTACAACTTCATGTGCAACCTGGCGCGCCTGCAATTGCGTTCGGGACCAGCCAATGAAAATGATGTGACAATTACTCCCCTGCCCCTGTTCCATATGAATGCCCTGTGCGTGACCATCATCGCAAGCATTCTTGTGGGCGCACGTGCAGCAATACTGCCCCGCTTCTCGGTTTCCAATTTCTGGCCTGAAGTAGAGCGCAGTGGTGCAACCATCGCGTCTATCCTCGGCGGCATGGGCGGTTTGCTCGCCCAGGCCCCTGACAACGAATCCATGAAACGCTGCTTCGGTCAGATTCATACTGCCCGAGGCAACCCTTACACCGAGGAAACCAAGGAAATCTGGCGCACCCGGTTCGGTACTCCCCTGGTGGGCGGCAATGGTTACGGGTTGACTGAAGCGTGTGTAATCACTTCATTGGCCGCTGGTGAATACGCCAAGCCGGGCTCGTCGGGAAAACGTATTTCTGATTTTGACGTGCGCATCGTGGATGACAATGACCAGGAACTGCCGGCCAACGTAGCTGGCGAGATCGTGGTCCGCCCTCTGCGTCCCGACATCATGTTTCAAGGCTACTGGCAGCGACCGGAAGCTACCCTCAAGCTTATGAACAACATGTGGTTTCATACCGGTGACATCGGCAAATTCGATGAGGACGGTTTCTTCTTTTTTGTAGATCGCAAGAAAGATTACCTGCGCCGTCGAGGCGAGAACATTTCAAGCTTCGAGATGGAATCGGCCTTTGCCGTTCACCCAGCGATATCCGAGGTGGCGGTTCATGCGGTGCTGTCGGACAAAGGCGAAGACGATGTAAAAGTCACTGCTATCCTGCACGAAGGCGCGTTACTGACCGAAGAAGAGCTGTTCCACTGGGCAACCGATGCCGTCCCCTACTACGCACTGCCTCGCTATATTGAGTTCCGCGACACGCTCCCCAAAAACCCTCAGGGGCGCGTGCTCAAGTACGAGCTAAGGGATGAAGGCAAGACAGCCAACACCTGGGATCTGGAAGACACCGATATCAGCGTCAAGAAGCGCTGA
- a CDS encoding SDR family NAD(P)-dependent oxidoreductase: protein MRLLENKVGLITGAGGGIGEGVARYFAKQAAAVVVAELNETMGEAVAADIRAQGGQAIFFKTDVSSKENISAAVQAAVDEFGALDILVNNAFAPTPNVLMEDKTDEMLQQTLDTTVWAAWWAMRAALPHMRKRGGGSVINFYSIDTEIGAWLHADYNTAKSAIIGLTRSAAAEWGRFNIRVNAIAPTAMGATFHKLAAENPGFAERSASMRPLGRCGEPEADIGPVVAFLGSEMSRFITGETIHVDGGLHLPGYNSRPADILVKEY, encoded by the coding sequence ATGAGACTGCTTGAAAACAAAGTCGGGCTAATAACAGGTGCTGGTGGTGGTATTGGTGAAGGCGTGGCCCGTTATTTCGCCAAACAGGCCGCTGCGGTGGTGGTAGCAGAGCTGAACGAAACAATGGGCGAAGCCGTTGCTGCCGACATACGCGCGCAGGGCGGTCAGGCCATCTTCTTCAAGACAGACGTATCGAGCAAAGAAAATATCTCTGCCGCTGTTCAGGCTGCAGTGGATGAGTTCGGGGCGCTCGATATCCTGGTCAACAATGCCTTCGCCCCGACGCCCAATGTTCTGATGGAAGACAAGACTGACGAGATGCTGCAGCAGACTCTCGACACCACCGTCTGGGCCGCCTGGTGGGCGATGCGCGCCGCTCTGCCACACATGCGTAAACGCGGGGGCGGCTCGGTGATCAACTTCTATTCGATCGACACCGAGATCGGTGCCTGGCTGCATGCCGATTACAATACTGCCAAGTCCGCAATCATAGGGCTTACTCGCAGTGCGGCCGCCGAGTGGGGCCGTTTCAATATCAGGGTAAATGCCATTGCCCCCACTGCGATGGGCGCAACTTTTCACAAGCTTGCAGCAGAAAATCCCGGTTTCGCCGAACGCTCTGCATCGATGCGCCCGCTGGGTCGCTGCGGCGAGCCTGAAGCGGATATCGGTCCGGTTGTGGCCTTTCTTGGCTCGGAAATGTCCCGCTTTATCACTGGCGAGACCATCCATGTGGACGGCGGGCTGCATTTGCCCGGCTACAACTCCAGGCCTGCCGATATTCTGGTAAAGGAATACTGA
- a CDS encoding DUF2889 domain-containing protein: protein MLFRRRVEIHTQKDGEIRAALEDDFHHFRVSIRHHQGIVTAIHGYAVRFPYTACPGAAKPLQDLIGMQLSEVAHSVTRATDGRHQCTHMLDLAGLAIAAAARRNEHRTYDVEIPTRVDGRTSPVLLRDGRPCLQWQIKGTLIEQPAPYSGVDLNQGMAGWAIKTLDPEDAEAALLLRRCTTISRGREYDLDVMQHARETSLCYAQQPVRAAHALRMKGSTLDFTDRPRALCASDQDWFAGKEPNLPVQQL, encoded by the coding sequence ATGCTTTTCCGACGACGAGTAGAGATTCATACCCAGAAAGACGGGGAAATTCGCGCAGCGCTGGAGGATGATTTCCATCATTTCAGGGTCAGCATCCGCCATCACCAGGGAATCGTCACGGCTATTCACGGCTACGCAGTCCGCTTTCCCTATACGGCCTGCCCCGGGGCAGCCAAGCCCCTGCAAGACCTGATCGGCATGCAGTTGTCAGAGGTCGCCCACAGTGTAACCAGGGCCACGGATGGCAGGCATCAGTGTACGCACATGCTGGACCTTGCAGGCCTGGCTATTGCCGCTGCGGCGAGGCGGAACGAGCACCGTACCTACGATGTAGAAATCCCGACACGGGTTGACGGACGCACATCGCCCGTCCTTTTGCGCGATGGCCGGCCGTGTCTGCAGTGGCAGATCAAAGGCACCCTCATAGAACAGCCGGCGCCCTATAGCGGTGTCGATTTGAATCAGGGCATGGCGGGCTGGGCGATCAAGACGCTGGATCCAGAGGACGCGGAAGCCGCCCTACTGTTAAGGCGATGCACGACGATTTCCCGTGGGCGTGAATATGATCTGGACGTGATGCAACATGCGAGGGAGACCAGCCTGTGCTATGCCCAGCAGCCGGTTCGAGCCGCGCACGCCCTGCGCATGAAGGGCTCGACGCTAGATTTTACTGATCGCCCCCGCGCCCTGTGCGCCAGCGATCAGGACTGGTTTGCGGGCAAGGAGCCGAATCTTCCGGTTCAGCAGCTTTAA
- a CDS encoding aromatic-ring-hydroxylating dioxygenase subunit beta: MQQVQEKSAEAPQGQAVPVGSAEYNAILTFLYEEAALLDQLRLNEWGARLATDLVYTAPLRHTRLGVDHAKSFVRTVMHFHDDYRSVMGRILRLSGKSAWAEDPPSRTRRLVTNVMVRETAKSDEFEVVSYLLMTRSRFSESHVDVISCERRDVIRREVDGSFKLAKREALLDQSVLGTANLAVFL; the protein is encoded by the coding sequence ATGCAGCAGGTTCAAGAAAAAAGCGCCGAAGCCCCCCAGGGTCAGGCTGTTCCGGTCGGATCGGCGGAATACAACGCCATTCTTACCTTTCTATATGAAGAAGCGGCCCTGCTCGATCAGCTTCGGCTGAACGAGTGGGGCGCGCGACTGGCGACGGATCTGGTCTACACCGCACCGTTGCGTCACACCCGGCTGGGCGTCGATCATGCGAAAAGCTTTGTTCGCACCGTCATGCACTTTCATGACGATTATCGCTCGGTAATGGGTCGGATCCTGCGCCTATCGGGCAAAAGCGCCTGGGCGGAAGATCCGCCGTCGCGTACTCGTCGACTGGTAACCAATGTAATGGTTCGGGAAACGGCCAAAAGCGATGAGTTCGAGGTGGTTAGCTATTTGCTGATGACTCGCAGCCGCTTCAGCGAGTCCCATGTCGATGTGATCAGTTGCGAGCGCAGGGACGTAATTCGCCGGGAGGTGGATGGCAGTTTCAAACTGGCTAAGCGTGAAGCTTTGCTGGATCAGTCCGTTTTGGGAACCGCCAACCTGGCCGTGTTCCTGTAA
- a CDS encoding aromatic ring-hydroxylating dioxygenase subunit alpha yields the protein MLTKTSQVLSDGTKISDLIYPDTREVQMRVLSDPEIYQMEMEKIFGKTWVLLGHESEIPNVNDFMVRDIGGDSVIVTRDKNNDIHVSLNVCPHRGMRVALTDCGNAQIHKCIYHGWAFRPNGDFIGSPVKRECMHGSILPESELGLKKARSVLYGGLIFATWNIDGPSFDEFLGDAKWYYDILFLRSDKGMEVLGPPQRFIVNANWKTAGEQSAADGFHTLTLHRWLGEVGNYAKKGDAAAEESDEPDLTPEMYGVEISSPHGHALRCIDQARKIRRLTGLEPDDLSIQEKLNALPPAGMTKDMVEQLARNLSEDQLKVLTTMPPQVGGMFPNILFGFVYIPQPDGSVVGSMTLHTYIPRGPNKLEFCNWIFAEKDAPEELREKMLKQTIQLFGTSGMVEQDDSDTWPHMTLSAKGAMGKHMTLKYQAVYETGKPEGWPGPGIVNEGFTKDDTQWHWWLYWNELMSAE from the coding sequence ATGCTTACTAAAACCAGCCAGGTGCTTTCTGATGGCACCAAGATTTCCGACCTGATTTATCCTGACACTCGTGAAGTGCAGATGCGCGTGCTATCGGACCCGGAAATCTATCAGATGGAAATGGAAAAGATTTTCGGGAAGACCTGGGTATTGCTAGGTCACGAATCCGAGATTCCCAATGTCAACGATTTCATGGTTCGCGATATAGGGGGCGACTCTGTCATTGTTACACGCGACAAAAACAATGACATTCACGTATCCCTTAATGTCTGTCCGCACCGGGGCATGCGCGTGGCGCTGACCGACTGTGGTAATGCCCAGATCCACAAGTGCATCTATCACGGCTGGGCTTTCCGCCCGAACGGCGACTTTATCGGCTCCCCTGTGAAGCGTGAGTGCATGCACGGCAGCATTCTTCCAGAATCCGAGCTTGGCCTGAAAAAAGCCCGCTCAGTCCTCTATGGCGGCTTGATCTTCGCGACCTGGAATATTGACGGTCCTTCGTTCGACGAGTTTCTCGGCGATGCCAAGTGGTACTACGACATTCTCTTCCTGCGCAGCGACAAAGGCATGGAAGTGCTTGGGCCACCGCAGCGTTTCATAGTCAATGCCAATTGGAAGACCGCTGGCGAGCAGTCAGCTGCAGACGGTTTCCACACGCTGACGCTGCACCGCTGGCTTGGTGAGGTAGGTAACTACGCCAAGAAGGGCGACGCCGCTGCGGAAGAGAGCGATGAGCCGGATCTGACCCCCGAAATGTACGGCGTCGAGATAAGTTCTCCCCACGGCCACGCGCTGCGCTGTATTGACCAGGCGCGCAAGATCCGTCGCCTGACCGGTCTGGAGCCTGACGATCTGAGCATTCAGGAAAAGCTCAATGCATTGCCGCCAGCCGGCATGACCAAGGACATGGTCGAGCAGTTGGCACGCAACCTGTCGGAGGATCAGCTCAAAGTTCTGACCACGATGCCCCCGCAGGTTGGCGGAATGTTCCCGAATATCCTGTTTGGTTTCGTCTATATCCCGCAACCAGATGGTTCGGTTGTTGGCTCGATGACGTTGCACACCTACATCCCCCGAGGCCCGAACAAGCTGGAGTTCTGCAACTGGATCTTCGCTGAAAAGGACGCGCCGGAAGAGCTGCGCGAGAAGATGCTCAAACAGACCATCCAACTGTTCGGCACCTCCGGCATGGTCGAGCAGGACGATTCGGATACCTGGCCGCACATGACGCTGTCAGCCAAGGGCGCCATGGGCAAGCACATGACCTTGAAGTATCAGGCCGTGTATGAAACAGGCAAGCCTGAAGGCTGGCCCGGACCGGGAATCGTCAATGAAGGGTTTACCAAGGACGATACTCAATGGCACTGGTGGCTCTACTGGAACGAGCTGATGAGCGCTGAATAA
- a CDS encoding fumarylacetoacetate hydrolase family protein — protein sequence MRLVTFVNSEGLELAGALIEQDQSVLDLQQAYTELHGGRAAPLASVLALAEAGEDGMELARNLVAKAPSTAVQERASVRLRAPIQPPPQMRDFSCFELHLRQSFAAARRFRAMRTPDPEATLKAMNTSADDRVIDTFNRQPIYYKCNRFAVVGVDDQFEWPAYSKALDFELEFGCYIGKRGKDITRENARQHIFGYTIFNDISARDAQAKEMSGMLGPAKGKDFDTANIMGPCLVTADELEDPYDLNMIARVNGEEWGRGNTRDMRWQFEDVIAHVSQSETLHSGEFLGSGTVGNGCGLEQLRYLKPGDVVELEIDGIGMLRTQVGEKGNPF from the coding sequence ATGAGGTTGGTCACTTTTGTAAATAGCGAAGGCCTGGAGCTGGCTGGCGCCCTGATCGAGCAGGATCAGTCGGTGCTCGACCTGCAACAGGCTTACACCGAGCTCCACGGTGGACGGGCCGCTCCGCTGGCCAGCGTTCTGGCGCTAGCCGAAGCTGGGGAAGATGGTATGGAGCTCGCCCGGAATCTGGTTGCCAAGGCGCCATCTACCGCTGTGCAGGAGCGAGCCTCGGTGCGGCTTCGGGCACCTATTCAGCCGCCGCCACAAATGCGTGATTTCTCCTGTTTTGAGTTGCATCTGCGTCAGAGCTTTGCTGCTGCTCGGCGCTTTCGTGCCATGCGTACGCCAGATCCTGAGGCGACACTCAAGGCCATGAACACCAGTGCCGATGACCGTGTCATCGACACGTTCAACCGCCAACCTATCTACTACAAGTGCAACCGCTTTGCCGTGGTAGGTGTGGACGATCAGTTCGAGTGGCCTGCCTACAGCAAGGCGCTGGATTTCGAGCTTGAATTTGGCTGCTACATCGGCAAGCGCGGCAAAGACATCACACGCGAAAACGCCAGACAACATATCTTCGGCTACACGATCTTCAACGACATCAGTGCGCGCGATGCTCAGGCCAAGGAGATGAGCGGGATGTTGGGGCCGGCGAAGGGGAAGGATTTCGATACTGCCAATATTATGGGCCCCTGTCTGGTCACGGCTGATGAGCTTGAAGATCCCTATGATCTGAATATGATCGCCCGGGTAAACGGAGAGGAGTGGGGCCGCGGCAACACCCGCGACATGCGCTGGCAGTTCGAAGATGTGATAGCGCATGTTTCTCAGTCCGAGACGCTGCACAGCGGGGAGTTTCTGGGGTCAGGCACGGTGGGGAATGGCTGTGGTCTGGAGCAGTTACGCTATCTGAAGCCTGGCGATGTGGTTGAGCTCGAAATCGACGGAATCGGCATGCTGCGGACTCAGGTGGGAGAGAAGGGTAATCCGTTCTAA
- a CDS encoding SDR family NAD(P)-dependent oxidoreductase: MTLSLQGRAVIVTGGFGVLGSALTRLLLERGAQVAALDLNEVPASLVATADFLPLGKVNLTETTSAEQAMTRVVDTFGHIDAVVNVAGGFAWETFESGSLDTWDRLYQMNVRTAIVSTKAALPHILSAGNGRVVNVSALAANKAGPGVSAYAASKAGVARFTESLAEELKQRDVTVNAVMPSIIDTPTNRADMPDQDFTAWVTPEALSVVIAFLLSAEGQVITGACLPVSGRV; the protein is encoded by the coding sequence ATGACTCTTTCCCTGCAAGGCCGCGCTGTGATCGTCACAGGCGGCTTTGGTGTGCTCGGTAGCGCGCTGACCAGATTGTTGCTTGAGCGGGGCGCCCAAGTAGCGGCCCTGGATCTGAATGAGGTGCCTGCCTCGTTGGTTGCTACCGCTGATTTTCTCCCCCTGGGCAAGGTCAATCTGACCGAAACGACTTCTGCAGAACAAGCGATGACCCGGGTGGTCGATACGTTTGGCCATATAGATGCGGTCGTCAATGTCGCCGGCGGCTTCGCCTGGGAAACCTTTGAATCAGGATCCCTGGACACCTGGGATCGGCTGTATCAGATGAACGTGCGTACCGCCATCGTCAGTACCAAGGCAGCGCTGCCGCATATCCTGAGCGCGGGCAATGGTCGAGTAGTCAACGTCAGCGCTTTGGCTGCCAACAAAGCCGGACCGGGCGTGTCTGCCTATGCAGCTTCCAAGGCGGGTGTGGCGCGCTTTACCGAGTCGCTCGCCGAAGAGCTGAAACAGCGCGATGTGACGGTCAATGCGGTGATGCCAAGCATCATCGATACCCCGACCAATCGGGCTGACATGCCTGATCAGGATTTTACCGCCTGGGTGACACCCGAAGCGTTATCTGTCGTTATTGCCTTTTTACTGTCTGCCGAAGGGCAGGTCATTACCGGTGCCTGCCTGCCAGTGAGTGGGCGAGTATGA